One window of Streptomyces sp. FIT100 genomic DNA carries:
- a CDS encoding sensor histidine kinase — protein MEHPRTNTAAAQKTRPRLGERILTAVSRDPLTVPHRRRNDALIAVGAGVLSVTLVLLVQNDGRTPDPLGWALLVGSVTPLAWRRSHPIPVLCAVVACIIPYHALDNAHTAPLPASTLALYTVAATARPLYTLIVGVAVNVTSVTIMFNVGAHEGLEALRTSGWIIAVLFFGVDVRIYRRYIASVVARAERAERTREEEAARRVAEERLRIARDLHDLLAHSITLIGVQTSVASHVLTVDPDRLDRAAVAEALDDIAETCRTARGELRATLQVLRAGSDGETPSDGPLPGLDALPALVRASGAVLDLRAPAAAVPPATGAAVYRIVQESLTNAVRHAGPGARVRVVVVADGAAGGAVADGAVAGAVAGAVAGVVAGDVLRLTVTDDGRAGGGAADSGGYGIVGMRERARSVGGTLSAGPRAGGGFEVAALLPLRTQEALA, from the coding sequence GTGGAACACCCCCGGACGAACACCGCAGCGGCGCAGAAGACGCGCCCCCGCCTGGGCGAGCGCATCCTCACCGCCGTCAGCCGCGACCCGCTGACCGTGCCGCACCGGCGCCGCAACGACGCGCTCATCGCGGTGGGCGCCGGCGTCCTGTCGGTCACCCTGGTGCTCCTGGTCCAGAACGACGGCCGCACCCCCGACCCGCTCGGCTGGGCCCTGCTCGTCGGCAGCGTCACGCCCCTGGCCTGGCGCCGCAGCCACCCGATCCCGGTCCTGTGCGCGGTGGTGGCGTGCATCATCCCCTACCACGCGCTCGACAACGCCCACACGGCGCCGCTGCCCGCCTCGACCCTCGCCCTCTACACGGTGGCCGCGACCGCCCGCCCGCTGTACACGCTGATCGTCGGCGTCGCCGTCAACGTGACCTCGGTGACGATCATGTTCAACGTCGGTGCCCACGAGGGCCTTGAGGCGCTGCGCACCTCGGGTTGGATCATCGCCGTCCTCTTCTTCGGCGTCGACGTCCGCATCTACCGCCGCTACATCGCCTCCGTCGTCGCCCGCGCCGAACGCGCCGAACGCACCAGGGAGGAGGAAGCCGCCCGCCGTGTCGCGGAGGAGCGGCTGCGCATCGCCCGCGACCTGCACGACCTCCTCGCCCACAGCATCACCCTGATCGGCGTGCAGACCTCGGTCGCCTCGCACGTCCTGACCGTCGATCCGGACCGGCTGGACCGCGCGGCGGTCGCCGAGGCCCTCGACGACATCGCAGAGACCTGCCGCACGGCGCGCGGCGAGCTGCGCGCCACGCTCCAGGTGCTGCGCGCCGGCAGCGACGGGGAAACCCCGTCGGACGGCCCGCTGCCCGGGCTCGACGCGCTGCCCGCCCTCGTACGGGCCTCCGGCGCCGTCCTCGACCTGCGGGCCCCGGCGGCCGCCGTGCCGCCCGCCACCGGCGCGGCCGTCTACCGCATCGTGCAGGAGTCCCTGACCAACGCCGTGCGCCACGCGGGGCCCGGGGCGCGGGTCCGCGTCGTTGTCGTCGCGGACGGCGCTGCGGGCGGTGCCGTTGCGGACGGTGCCGTGGCGGGCGCTGTGGCCGGTGCCGTGGCGGGCGTTGTGGCCGGTGACGTGCTGCGCCTCACGGTCACCGACGACGGCAGGGCTGGTGGCGGTGCGGCCGACTCCGGCGGCTACGGCATCGTGGGCATGCGCGAGCGCGCCCGCAGCGTGGGCGGCACCCTGTCGGCGGGCCCGCGCGCCGGCGGCGGTTTCGAGGTCGCGGCGCTTCTGCCGCTCCGTACCCAGGAGGCCCTGGCGTGA
- a CDS encoding MMPL family transporter: protein MGAPTTSYDAAPDAPPGTGPRPVRTRPAAALPWVVLALWIAVLAVAGPFAGKLADVQRDNIVDYLPAGADSTQVARVQQELPGGEATELVLVYHRDGGLTAADRTTAAGQAARIAAAHDLIGGQPRGIPSKDGTTLMYPVSTTEPGNDEKARAAFVEDVRTAVSGDGGDTAAGGGGGDRAEGAAGLTVEVGGPSALQTDMEDVFETIDGTLMVATVIVVAVLLILTYRSPFLWLVPLLVVGVAALATRAVIYGLAQGFDITVTSQSAGIMTVLVFGAGTDYALLLVARYREELRRVPEPYDAMRAALRGCGPAVLASSGTVAAGLLCLLAADLNSARGLGPVGAVGVVCALAAMTTLLPALLVLLGRRIFWPLIPRYGSEAPRRRNLFAAMGSSAGRRPVAVLASGAVLLGALALGAFNLPGTLKNEDSFTERPESVSAMRTLADAYPDRGAQPIGVVAPAAAADRVLAEVRATDGVAAAERGRTADGWTELSVFAEDAPESPGETATIEALRAGLQADGAYVGGASAQQLDLEETNARDRLIVIPLVLAAVLLILVALLRSLVAPLILIVAVVAVWGAAMGLGGLVFEPVFGFAGIDPGLPLLSFVFLVALGVDYGIFLMHRMREEALSGAEPAAAALTALRTTGGVIASAGIVLAATFAVLMNLPLVMMVEMGFVVAVGVLLDTFLVRTYLVTSASLLLGRRVWWPGRLSRRRG, encoded by the coding sequence ATGGGGGCCCCGACCACCTCGTACGACGCCGCACCGGACGCCCCGCCCGGCACCGGTCCGCGGCCCGTCCGTACCCGCCCCGCCGCCGCCCTGCCCTGGGTCGTCCTCGCCCTGTGGATCGCCGTCCTCGCCGTCGCCGGCCCCTTCGCGGGCAAACTCGCCGACGTCCAGCGCGACAACATCGTCGACTACCTTCCGGCGGGCGCGGACTCCACCCAGGTCGCCAGGGTCCAGCAGGAACTGCCGGGCGGCGAGGCCACCGAACTCGTCCTCGTCTACCACCGCGACGGCGGACTGACCGCCGCCGACCGGACCACCGCGGCCGGTCAGGCCGCCCGCATCGCCGCCGCCCACGACCTGATCGGCGGGCAGCCCAGGGGCATCCCGTCCAAGGACGGCACCACCCTGATGTACCCGGTCTCGACGACGGAGCCCGGCAACGACGAGAAGGCCAGGGCCGCCTTCGTCGAGGACGTACGCACCGCCGTCTCCGGCGACGGGGGCGACACGGCCGCCGGGGGCGGCGGGGGCGACCGGGCCGAAGGGGCCGCGGGGCTGACCGTCGAGGTCGGCGGACCCAGCGCCCTCCAGACGGACATGGAGGACGTCTTCGAGACCATCGACGGCACGCTGATGGTCGCGACCGTCATCGTCGTCGCCGTCCTGCTGATCCTCACCTACCGCAGTCCGTTCCTGTGGCTGGTCCCGCTGCTCGTCGTCGGCGTCGCCGCCCTCGCCACCAGGGCCGTCATCTACGGCCTCGCCCAAGGCTTCGACATCACCGTCACCAGCCAGAGCGCGGGCATCATGACCGTCCTCGTCTTCGGCGCCGGCACCGACTACGCCCTCCTCCTCGTCGCCCGCTACCGCGAGGAACTGCGGCGCGTCCCCGAGCCCTACGACGCGATGCGCGCCGCCCTGCGCGGCTGCGGACCCGCCGTCCTCGCCTCCTCCGGGACCGTTGCCGCGGGCCTGCTGTGCCTCCTCGCCGCCGACCTCAACAGCGCCCGCGGACTCGGCCCCGTCGGCGCGGTGGGCGTCGTGTGCGCACTGGCCGCCATGACCACCCTGCTGCCCGCCCTGCTCGTCCTCCTGGGCCGCAGGATCTTCTGGCCGCTGATCCCCCGGTACGGGAGCGAGGCCCCCCGGCGCCGCAACCTGTTCGCCGCCATGGGCAGCTCCGCGGGCCGCCGCCCGGTGGCCGTCCTGGCATCGGGAGCGGTGCTGCTCGGGGCGCTCGCACTCGGCGCGTTCAACCTGCCCGGCACCCTCAAGAACGAGGACAGCTTCACCGAGCGGCCCGAATCCGTCTCGGCCATGCGCACCCTGGCCGACGCCTACCCCGACCGCGGCGCCCAGCCCATCGGCGTCGTCGCGCCGGCCGCCGCCGCCGACCGGGTCCTCGCCGAGGTCCGCGCCACCGACGGCGTCGCCGCCGCCGAGCGCGGCCGCACAGCCGACGGCTGGACCGAGCTCTCCGTCTTCGCCGAGGACGCACCCGAGTCCCCCGGCGAGACCGCGACCATCGAGGCGCTGCGCGCGGGCCTCCAAGCCGACGGCGCGTACGTCGGCGGCGCCAGCGCCCAGCAGCTCGACCTGGAGGAGACCAACGCCCGCGACCGGCTGATCGTCATCCCCCTGGTGCTCGCCGCGGTCCTGCTCATCCTCGTCGCCCTGCTGCGCAGCCTCGTCGCCCCACTGATCCTCATCGTCGCCGTCGTCGCCGTGTGGGGCGCCGCGATGGGACTCGGCGGGCTCGTCTTCGAGCCGGTCTTCGGCTTCGCGGGCATCGACCCCGGGCTGCCGCTGCTGTCCTTCGTCTTCCTGGTCGCCCTCGGCGTCGACTACGGCATCTTCCTGATGCACCGGATGCGCGAGGAGGCCCTCTCCGGCGCGGAACCCGCGGCCGCGGCCCTGACCGCGCTGCGCACCACCGGCGGCGTCATCGCCTCCGCCGGTATCGTGCTGGCGGCCACCTTCGCGGTCCTGATGAACCTGCCGCTGGTCATGATGGTCGAGATGGGCTTCGTCGTCGCCGTCGGGGTCCTGCTGGACACCTTCCTCGTACGCACCTATCTGGTGACGAGCGCGAGCCTGCTGCTCGGCCGGCGGGTGTGGTGGCCGGGGCGGCTGTCCCGCCGTCGCGGCTGA
- a CDS encoding TerB family tellurite resistance protein, translating into MQPNRGRSGRKPRITGQYGPRGLRALGPRVFGMRTSWTTVGDGEFFCSDCGGDRNYRRRTGRRRFTVLGVPVLPRGLAGPIVECAACHAQYGTEALDHPTTARFSAMLRDGVHTVALAVLAAGGTSSRTVRETAVTAVRAAGIIDCTEDQLTAMIEALAADTGRFVTDTGPCGAALAIELHEALEPLAPHLAPAGRESILLQGARIALADGPYSTAEREVLTTVGNALRLCADDTARLLAAARAPSS; encoded by the coding sequence GTGCAGCCAAACCGCGGACGAAGCGGCCGAAAACCGCGCATCACCGGCCAATACGGTCCTCGCGGCCTACGCGCCCTCGGTCCCCGCGTCTTCGGTATGCGCACCTCCTGGACCACCGTCGGCGACGGCGAGTTCTTCTGCTCCGACTGCGGAGGCGACCGCAACTACCGTCGCCGCACCGGCCGTCGCCGCTTCACCGTCCTCGGCGTCCCCGTCCTCCCGCGCGGCCTCGCAGGCCCCATCGTCGAATGCGCCGCCTGTCACGCCCAGTACGGCACGGAAGCCCTCGACCACCCCACCACCGCCCGCTTCTCCGCGATGCTCCGCGACGGCGTCCACACCGTCGCCCTCGCCGTCCTCGCCGCGGGCGGCACCTCCTCGCGCACGGTCCGGGAGACCGCGGTCACCGCCGTCCGTGCCGCCGGCATCATCGACTGCACCGAGGACCAGCTCACCGCCATGATCGAGGCGCTCGCCGCCGACACCGGCCGCTTCGTCACGGACACCGGCCCGTGCGGCGCCGCCCTCGCCATCGAACTCCACGAGGCCCTGGAGCCGCTGGCCCCGCACCTGGCCCCGGCCGGCCGTGAGTCGATCCTGCTCCAGGGCGCGCGGATCGCGCTCGCCGACGGGCCCTACAGCACGGCCGAGCGCGAGGTGCTCACCACCGTCGGCAACGCGCTGCGGCTGTGCGCCGACGACACGGCGCGGCTGCTCGCGGCGGCGCGCGCGCCGTCGTCGTGA